In Kiritimatiellia bacterium, the genomic window CGGGGCATCGCGCTGGCGGCGGAGGAAACCTGGAAGGCCGTGCGCCCGCTGCTGGAGGCCGTCGCGGCGGCGGAGCAGGGGGCGGAGGAGTAACCATGCCCGGCGACGAACAACCCTTGTGCCGGTTCCTGGAATGGGACACGGCCTTCTTCGGTTGCCGCGTGGCCCGGGTCGTGCCGGAGCGGCTCGACGCCGCCGGCGCGAAAGCCGTCCTGGCGTGGGCGCGGGCGGAGCGGATCGCCTGCCTCTACTTCCTGGCCGACACGGCGGATGCCGCGAGCCTGGCCGTTGCGGAGGACCACGGGTTCCGCTGCGTGGATATCCGGGTCACCCTGGACCGCGAGGTCGAGCGGCGGCCCACCGAGGCCGGCGAGGCGGGCGGGCCGGCCGTGCGTCCCGGCCGGGCCTCCGACCTGGACGCGCTGGTGCCGATCGCGCGCGGGGCGCATACCGACACGCGGTTTTTCGCCGACCCGCATTTCGAGCGCGAGCGCTGCGCGGCCCTCTACGAGACCTGGTTGAGACAGGGCTTTTCGGGCGGCGCCGAGGCTGTCCTGGTTTTCGAGCACGAAGGCCGCGCGGCCGGCTACGTCTCCTGCCACCTGCGAAGCGCCGGGGAGGGGCAGATCGGCCTGCTGGGCGTCGGCGCGCAGGCCCGCGGCCGCGGCGGCGGCCGGGGCCTGGTGCGGGCGGCCCTGCGCTGGTTCGGCGCGCAGGGATGCCGCCAGGTTTCCGTGGTGACCCAGGGCCGCAATATCCCGGCCCAGCGCCTGTACCAGGGCTGCGGCTTTAAAACCGGCCGGGCGCAGGCCTGGCATCATTTGTGGATGGCCGATCTGGATCGGAAGGTGTGACGATGACGCCCTATCGAATACTGTTCAACCGCCCCGATCCGATCGGCGCCGAACTGGAGTACCTGGCTGAAGCGGCCCGGTCGGGCCAGATTTCCGGGGACGGGTCGTTCACGCGCCGTTGCCACGCGCTGCTGGAGCGCGAACCGGGCGCGAAAAAGGCGCTCCTGACCACCTCCTGCACCCACGCGCTGGAAATGGCGGCGCTGCTCCTGGACATCCGGCCGGGCGACGAGGTCATCGTGCCGTCGTTCACCTTCGTGTCCACCGTCAACGCCTTCGTCCTGCGCGGCGCGAAGCCGGTGTTCGCCGACATCCGGCCCGACACGCTCAACCTGGACGAGCGCGCGCTGCCGGCGCTGATCACTCCGCGGACCCGGGCCCTCGTGGTCGTGCACTACGCGGGCGTCGGCTGCGAGATGGACGCGATCCTGGCCCTCGCGCGGGAACGCGGCTTGCCGGTCATCGAGGACAACGCGCACGGTCTCTTCGGCCAGTACCGGGGACGCGGGCTGGGCACGCTGGGCGCGCTGGCGACCCAGAGCTTCCACGAGACCAAGAACTTCTCCTGCGGCGAGGGCGGGGCCCTGCTGATCAACGACGAGCGCTACATCGAGCGGGCGGAGATTATCCGCGAGAAGGGCACCGATCGCAGCAGGTTTTTCCGCGGGCAGGTGGACAAGTACTCCTGGGTGGACATCGGCTCCAGCTACCTGCTGTCGGACCTGCTGGCGGCGTTCCTCTTCGCCCAGTTGGAGCGGCGCGAGGAAATCCAGGCCAGGCGAAAGGCCATTTGGGAGACCTATCGGACGAATCTGGCGGATTGGTCCGCATCGGTCGGCGCTCGCTTGCCCGTCATCCCGGATCATTGCCGGCAGGCCTGGCACATGTTTTATCTCCTGATGCCTTCGCTGGCGGCGCGACAGCGGCTGATCGCGCACCTCAAGCAGCGCGGCATCATGAGCGTGTTTCACTACCTGCCGCTGCACCTGTCGCCGATGGGCCGGCGCTTCGGGGGCCGGCCGGGCGCTTGCCCGGTCACCGAGGACATCAGCGACCGGCTGCTGCGCCTGCCCTTCTACAACAGCCTGGCCGCGTCCGACCAGGACCAGGTCATCGAGGCGGTGCGCTCCTTTGATCCAGGACGCGGCGAATGAAACCGCGAATGAACACGAGCAGACACGAATGCCGACGAGGTTCTTCTTGGCCGGCATTCACTCGTTTGGTGAGGGCGCCGGTTGCCGAAGCGTCCTCCGTATAGGTGTCCATTCGTGGTTAAACGGCTCTTGTTTAATGGTTGCGGGGCGGCTGGGGGAATAGCGCGGTTGACAATCCGGCGGGCCGGGGCATGCTGTCCCCGGAATTCGCGGAGCGACGCATGATCAGCGGAAAAAAAGTGACGGTCGTCATGCCCGCGTACAACGCGGCGCGGACGCTGGAGCAGACGGTCCGGGCGCTCGACCGGGCGGTCGTGGACGACATCATCGTCGTGGACGACTGCAGCACCGACGAGACGGTCGCGCGGGCGAAGGAGCTTGGCCTGTTTGTGCGCCGCCACGACCGGAACCTGGGCTACGGCGGCAACCAGAAGAGCTGCTACCGGCTGGCGCTCGGGCGCGGCGCGGATATCGTCGTGATGGTTCATCCGGACTACCAGTACGACCCGCGCCTCGTGCCGGCCATGGCGCACATGATCGCCTCGGACCTGTACGACGTGGTGCTGGGCTCGCGGATCCTGGGCGGCGGGACCCTGGCGGGGGGCATGCCCCTGCACAAGTACGTCGCGAACCGGATGCTGACCGCGTTCCAGAACATCCTGACCGGCCAGAAGCTCTCCGAGTACCACACGGGCTACCGGGCGTTTTCGCGGAAGGTCCTCGAGACCCTGCCGCTGGAGGAGAACTCGAACGACTTCGTGTTCGACAACCAGATGCTGTGCCAGGCGGCGGCCTTCGGGTTCCGCCTGGGAGAGCTGTCGTGCCCCACGAAGTACTTCGCGGAGGCGTCCTCGATCAACTTCAGGCGTTCCGTGATTTACGGCCTGGGCGTCGTGCGCAGCACGCTGCAACTGTTTCTCCACCGGCACGGGGTGAAGGACGAGCGGCTGTTCGGGCCCCGCGGGAGAAAGCTTGTCCCGTGAACGCCCCCTCGGAGGCCAGTCCCTGTCCCCTGTGCGCGCAGCCGCGCGGAGTGGAGGCCCTCGAATGCCGGGACAGCCGGGGCGTGATGCGATCCTACCGGTATTGTGCGGCCTGCGGGGGGTACAGCCTGGACCCCCTGCCCTCGCCCGGCGAGCTGGCCGCGATGTACGACGAGGCGTACTACGGCTCCGGGGAGCGCAAGCTCCCCGCCCTGCTGGACGCCGTGCGCAACCTGGCCCTGCGGCGCCGGGCCGCCCGGGTTGCCCGATGGTTGGGGCGGCGCGGCCGGATCCTCGACGTGGGTTGCGGGGACGGCCGGTTCCTGGCCCACATGCAGGCGCTGGGGTTCGAGATCATGGGCCTCGAGCTGCCGGGGATCGCCCTGGAACGGGCCCGGAAGCGGACGGGCGCGCCGCTGCGCGAGGGGCCGCTCGCGCCCGGCATGTTCCCCGACCGCTCGTTCGACCTCATCACGATCTGGCATGTCCTCGAACACGTCGTCGATCCGCGGGAACTCCTGGCGACCTGCCGCGCCCTGCTGAAGGACGACGGGCGGCTGGTGGTCGAGGTGCCGAACCTGGACAGCTGGCAGAGCCGGCTCGGCGGGGCGGGGGCGTTCAACCTGGATCCGCCGCGGCACCTGCACCAGTTGCCCCCGAGCGCGCTCGACCGGTTGGTCGAAGAAACCGGTTTTTCCGTCGAACGTCGCGAAACCCTGTCCTTGGAAATGGGTGTCATGGGCGCGATGCAGACGCTGCTGAATCACTGGCTTGCGCCCCGGGATTTGCTGTTCGACCTGCTGCGCTCGCGGTTTTCCTGCCCGGGATCGACGGGCGCCAAGGCGGCGTCCGTGGCGTGGGCCCCGGTCCTGGTCGTGCCGGCGACGGTCTTTACGATGCTGGAGGCGGCCGGCGGTCGCGGCGCGGTGTTGCGGGTGGTCTGCCGGCCGCGGTAAAAGAGCGTGAAGCAATAAGGCAAGGAGAACGATGGCGAACTTCCAGCCCATGAAGGACCGGTTCCTGATGGTCCTGCGCGAGAACGTCGCCCTGCTGGGGGTGGGGGGGCGGTTCCTGGATTTCGGGTGCGGACGGGGCGACGTCTCCGAGGTGCTGATCCGCGAACCGGCCATGGCCGGCGGCACCGCGTACGACCTGGCCGTCGACGCGGAGCAGCAGAAGCGTTCGGGCGCGCGCGAGGGCGGCAAGACGCTGAAGTATGCCTCCCGGTTATCCGAGGAGGAGACCGGCCTGGACCTGGCGCTGTTGTTCGACGTCATCGAGCATGTCCCGGTGCCCGGGGCCCTGCTGCGGGAGATCGAGCGGCGCGTCCGGCCGGGCGGGTGGCTGGTGGTGACCGTCCCGTATAACCCGCATGAGTGGGGCGTGGACGACGATTTCTACGGGCACCTGCGTAGATTGAGCATGCGGGGCATCGTGTCCATGCTCGAGCAGAGCGGGTGGAGCGTGATCCGCGTGCTCGATCCCTCCTTTCCGACCTTCTGGCTGATCCGCCGGGTCTACCTGTGGACGCGGCGCTTCATGAAACTGCCCGTGCCGGGCCACGACGGGCCGACGGGCAACGACCTGCAGCGGACCCTCGCGTCCTCGCGGCAGAGCGCCTGGGATACCGGCGGGGTGATGCAGCGGGTGCTGTCGTACGGCGTCATGCCGTGGCGTCTCATCCGCAAGTTCGATTTGTATTTCGAGTCCGTGTACAAGGGCTTCGAGCTGTTCGTCGTCTGCCAGCGGCGGCGGTCCTCCCCGGCGTGCGGCGTGTGCGGCCACGGGCGCTTTTCCTATCATCGTTTCTTCCAGCGCTACAGCCTTCAGCGGTGCTCCTACTGCCGGACGGAACAGATTCTGCCCGAAACGGACGATGCGTCCGCCCCGCCGCCTTCCCCCGCGGGCCCGATGCCCGGGCCGGGCGGGGTCCTGTTGCGCCGGTGGCGTACCCGGCGCCTGGAGGCGTTGTGCCGGCGCGCGCCCCGGCCGGCCTCGCTGTTCGTGGTGTCGCGGCACGGGGCGCAGGACGTGGAGACGGCGCGCCTGGCGCCCGCCGCGGACGTGCGGACGAGCACCCTCGGGGAGTGGCTGGCCCGGGGTCCGGAGGAGGGGCGGCGGTACGGCATCCTGGCGCTGTTCCACGTGTTCGAGCATGTTCGGGAAACCGCGGAGGCCCTGGAGGCCCTGGACCGGAGCGTCGAGCCCGGGGGCTGGGTGATGATCGAGTATCCCAACAGCCGTTCCTGGTTGAAGCGGCTGTTCCGCTGGCGGTGGTTTGGATACGACCCGCCCCATCACCGCCACGTGATTGACGCCCAGGCCCTGGCGGACCAGATGGGCCTTCGCAATTACCGGCTGCTGGGCGAACGGCACTTCATCCCGGTATTCCTTCCTGGTCTTTGCCCAGACCCTGGTCAACGCGTTGATGCCGTTCCAGCGGGATGCCTTGTACCATTGGATTCGCGGATGCCGGATCGGTCCGCTCGAGCGGTTCTGGGCCTGGGTGTCGGCGCCCCTGGCGGCGCTGTGCGTTCCGCTGTTCCTGGTCTACCAGCCGCTGGCCTCGCTGTTCCGCGCGGGCTGCGTGGTCCGGCAAGTCTTTCGCCGCACGGATATCGTGGAGTGACATGAAGCAAGAAGGCGAGCGACTCCTGGAGTGGATGGACCGGCACTACCTGTTCATCGTGACCGTGTTCGTGCTGTGGGCGTACGGCCTGGTGGGCGCCGCCGGGCCCCACGGAGACCCCATCCGGTCCGACGGGGCGGGCTACTACGCCTACCTCCCATCGCTGCTTCTGTACGGGGACCCCAGCTTTGAAACGGACGCCGACGTCCGGTACGGCGGGGAGTTCCCGTACTGGACCTACGTGCGGCGGTACCCGCCGACCGGACGGTACCTGAACGCGATCAACATCGGCGTCTCGCTGATGACGGCGCCTTTCTTCCTGGCGGCGCATGCCCTCACCCTGTGGTTCGGTTTCCCCTGGAAGGGCGGCCCGGAGTTTCTCCAACTGCGGTATGCCCCCGATGGGTATTCCTTCTTCTACCAGCACGGCGCGGGCCTGGCCGGCGTGTTCTATTTTCTGCTGGGCTTCGCCCTGCTGAAGAGGATCCTGGCGCGGTATTTTTCCCGGGGCGCCGTGCTGGCGGCGATGACCGCGCTCCTGCTGGGAACCAACCTGCTTCACTACGGGGCCGTGTTCACGGTGAATGCGCATCCGTTCACATTCTTCCTGACCGCCGTCCTGATGGAGTGCACCCGGCGCTGGTACGAGGCCCCGGACCGGCGGGCGCTGGCGGTGGGCCTGGGCACCACGGCGGCCTTGTTGTACCTGGTCCGCCCGTTGAATGTTCTCCTGCTGCTGTGGGTTCCGCTGTACGGCGTGTCCTCCGTTCGCGGGGCGGCGGAGCGGCTTCGTTTTTTCTGGCGACAGCGGGGCGCCGTGGCCTGGATGGGCGCCGTGGCGTTCGTATGGCTGATTCCCCAGTTCCTGGCGTGGAAATATTCGACCGGCCATTTTCTGGTGAAGGCCTACCAGCATGTCGGCGCCTCCAGTTTCGGGTGGCCGCAACTGCCGGCCTTTTTCTTCGGACTTCGCAAGGGGATGTTCCCCTGGTTTCCGGTTTTCGCGCTGGCGCTGCCCGGGTTCTGGTTCCTGAAGGGCGAGGCGCGCGCCTGCCGCACGCCCGTGGCGGTCCTTTGTGTCCTGTACGCCCTCGTGATTTCCAGCTTGCGCATCTGGGAAATGGCCGGCGGGTTCGGCAACCGGTACCTGGTGGACATGACGCCGTTCCTGGCCTTTCCCCT contains:
- the rffA gene encoding dTDP-4-amino-4,6-dideoxygalactose transaminase codes for the protein MTPYRILFNRPDPIGAELEYLAEAARSGQISGDGSFTRRCHALLEREPGAKKALLTTSCTHALEMAALLLDIRPGDEVIVPSFTFVSTVNAFVLRGAKPVFADIRPDTLNLDERALPALITPRTRALVVVHYAGVGCEMDAILALARERGLPVIEDNAHGLFGQYRGRGLGTLGALATQSFHETKNFSCGEGGALLINDERYIERAEIIREKGTDRSRFFRGQVDKYSWVDIGSSYLLSDLLAAFLFAQLERREEIQARRKAIWETYRTNLADWSASVGARLPVIPDHCRQAWHMFYLLMPSLAARQRLIAHLKQRGIMSVFHYLPLHLSPMGRRFGGRPGACPVTEDISDRLLRLPFYNSLAASDQDQVIEAVRSFDPGRGE
- a CDS encoding glycosyltransferase family 2 protein; amino-acid sequence: MISGKKVTVVMPAYNAARTLEQTVRALDRAVVDDIIVVDDCSTDETVARAKELGLFVRRHDRNLGYGGNQKSCYRLALGRGADIVVMVHPDYQYDPRLVPAMAHMIASDLYDVVLGSRILGGGTLAGGMPLHKYVANRMLTAFQNILTGQKLSEYHTGYRAFSRKVLETLPLEENSNDFVFDNQMLCQAAAFGFRLGELSCPTKYFAEASSINFRRSVIYGLGVVRSTLQLFLHRHGVKDERLFGPRGRKLVP
- a CDS encoding methyltransferase domain-containing protein — translated: MANFQPMKDRFLMVLRENVALLGVGGRFLDFGCGRGDVSEVLIREPAMAGGTAYDLAVDAEQQKRSGAREGGKTLKYASRLSEEETGLDLALLFDVIEHVPVPGALLREIERRVRPGGWLVVTVPYNPHEWGVDDDFYGHLRRLSMRGIVSMLEQSGWSVIRVLDPSFPTFWLIRRVYLWTRRFMKLPVPGHDGPTGNDLQRTLASSRQSAWDTGGVMQRVLSYGVMPWRLIRKFDLYFESVYKGFELFVVCQRRRSSPACGVCGHGRFSYHRFFQRYSLQRCSYCRTEQILPETDDASAPPPSPAGPMPGPGGVLLRRWRTRRLEALCRRAPRPASLFVVSRHGAQDVETARLAPAADVRTSTLGEWLARGPEEGRRYGILALFHVFEHVRETAEALEALDRSVEPGGWVMIEYPNSRSWLKRLFRWRWFGYDPPHHRHVIDAQALADQMGLRNYRLLGERHFIPVFLPGLCPDPGQRVDAVPAGCLVPLDSRMPDRSARAVLGLGVGAPGGAVRSAVPGLPAAGLAVPRGLRGPASLSPHGYRGVT
- a CDS encoding GNAT family N-acetyltransferase — translated: MPGDEQPLCRFLEWDTAFFGCRVARVVPERLDAAGAKAVLAWARAERIACLYFLADTADAASLAVAEDHGFRCVDIRVTLDREVERRPTEAGEAGGPAVRPGRASDLDALVPIARGAHTDTRFFADPHFERERCAALYETWLRQGFSGGAEAVLVFEHEGRAAGYVSCHLRSAGEGQIGLLGVGAQARGRGGGRGLVRAALRWFGAQGCRQVSVVTQGRNIPAQRLYQGCGFKTGRAQAWHHLWMADLDRKV
- a CDS encoding class I SAM-dependent methyltransferase, giving the protein MNAPSEASPCPLCAQPRGVEALECRDSRGVMRSYRYCAACGGYSLDPLPSPGELAAMYDEAYYGSGERKLPALLDAVRNLALRRRAARVARWLGRRGRILDVGCGDGRFLAHMQALGFEIMGLELPGIALERARKRTGAPLREGPLAPGMFPDRSFDLITIWHVLEHVVDPRELLATCRALLKDDGRLVVEVPNLDSWQSRLGGAGAFNLDPPRHLHQLPPSALDRLVEETGFSVERRETLSLEMGVMGAMQTLLNHWLAPRDLLFDLLRSRFSCPGSTGAKAASVAWAPVLVVPATVFTMLEAAGGRGAVLRVVCRPR